One genomic region from Aliarcobacter cryaerophilus ATCC 43158 encodes:
- a CDS encoding CBS domain-containing protein — MFAIYNNGTVGFRSTSDNLYALKNVEELESARFEPKEGLIQNFSNELNKEKKDQFLNSYKKVATLDNLEPVYKARDIMTHDVIYARNDSTIEDIYYLIKEKKVSQVPITGFGKKIIGIVNKKIILTLLMNHLDDTQTILKRKIDDVYLPEVLTADPDSDVRDVVKVMLDLKLDAIPIVDDSDILMGIISKTDILKAVANLPKLQLWS; from the coding sequence ATGTTTGCTATATACAATAATGGAACAGTAGGATTTAGAAGTACAAGTGACAATTTATATGCTTTGAAAAATGTTGAGGAATTAGAATCTGCTAGGTTTGAGCCAAAAGAGGGATTGATTCAAAATTTTTCAAATGAATTAAATAAAGAGAAAAAAGATCAATTTTTAAACTCTTATAAAAAAGTTGCAACTTTAGATAATCTTGAACCAGTTTATAAAGCAAGAGATATTATGACACATGATGTGATATATGCTAGAAATGACTCTACAATTGAAGATATATACTATTTAATAAAAGAAAAAAAAGTATCACAAGTCCCAATTACTGGCTTTGGAAAAAAGATAATTGGTATTGTAAACAAAAAAATAATTTTAACTTTACTTATGAATCATTTAGATGATACACAAACTATTTTAAAAAGAAAAATCGATGATGTTTATTTACCAGAAGTTTTAACAGCTGATCCAGATTCAGATGTTAGAGATGTTGTTAAAGTAATGTTAGATTTAAAGCTAGATGCAATTCCAATAGTTGATGATAGTGATATTTTGATGGGAATTATATCAAAAACAGATATTTTAAAAGCCGTTGCAAATTTACCAAAGCTTCAGCTTTGGTCTTGA
- a CDS encoding GGDEF domain-containing protein, protein MNENLKEITKNTLEKLRQKNLPTTPENYFLEFKEQAKIFKTEYSDVTILNEALTNLTNDEKKVLHTESIFEIIPILLKRANNDELKSLIGTFSDLLAPSVNFELKEEIEDFILDCLKNPINVTSKESILKIKNFAKNRIEADRRVLKEKTNDIIKLTSLMSRYYDKTLNDSNSSNEDIKKIKKDLESLEISDFSQRELTAVQKRLINTIYKLEDSLLENNRILSSNIDRFKQLNKQIEELERELQMTKEDYLFDFLTSVLNRRAYEVEAKKTEKQFFIFETNFAIVFFDIDHFKKINDSYGHACGDEILKSFAKILKELTRKEDIVARYGGEEFVALINFRDKIEVIRYIKRVKNAFLNSTFIYKENKINIAFSAGVTFRNNYNCIADAQTKADELLYEAKNQGRDKVIFDDGTVL, encoded by the coding sequence ATGAATGAAAATCTAAAAGAGATTACAAAAAATACTTTAGAGAAATTAAGACAAAAGAACCTTCCAACGACCCCTGAAAACTACTTTTTAGAGTTTAAAGAACAAGCTAAGATTTTTAAAACTGAATATAGTGATGTAACAATACTAAATGAAGCATTAACAAATCTAACAAATGATGAAAAAAAAGTTCTACACACAGAGTCAATCTTTGAAATAATACCTATTTTATTAAAAAGAGCAAATAATGATGAATTAAAATCACTCATTGGTACTTTTAGTGATCTTTTGGCACCTTCAGTAAATTTTGAGCTAAAAGAAGAAATTGAAGATTTTATTCTTGATTGTCTTAAAAATCCAATAAATGTAACATCAAAAGAGTCTATATTAAAAATAAAAAACTTTGCAAAAAATAGAATTGAAGCTGATAGAAGAGTTTTAAAAGAGAAAACAAACGATATTATAAAACTAACTTCTTTAATGAGTAGATATTATGATAAAACACTAAATGATAGCAATAGTTCAAATGAAGATATAAAAAAAATAAAAAAGGATTTAGAATCTTTAGAAATTTCTGATTTTTCACAAAGAGAGCTAACTGCGGTTCAAAAAAGATTGATTAATACTATTTACAAACTTGAGGACTCTTTACTTGAAAACAATAGAATTTTGTCCTCAAATATTGATAGATTTAAACAGTTAAATAAGCAAATTGAAGAGCTTGAAAGAGAGCTTCAAATGACAAAAGAGGATTATTTATTTGACTTTTTAACTTCTGTATTAAATAGAAGAGCTTATGAAGTTGAAGCAAAAAAGACTGAAAAACAATTCTTTATATTTGAAACAAATTTTGCAATTGTTTTTTTTGATATTGACCACTTTAAAAAGATAAATGATAGTTATGGTCATGCTTGTGGTGATGAAATTTTAAAATCTTTTGCAAAAATCTTAAAAGAACTTACAAGAAAAGAAGATATTGTTGCTAGATATGGAGGAGAAGAGTTTGTTGCATTAATAAACTTTAGAGATAAAATAGAAGTAATAAGATACATAAAAAGAGTAAAAAATGCTTTTTTAAATAGTACTTTTATATACAAAGAGAATAAAATAAATATTGCTTTTTCAGCTGGTGTTACTTTTAGAAATAATTACAACTGTATTGCAGATGCACAAACAAAAGCAGATGAACTACTTTATGAAGCAAAAAATCAAGGTAGAGATAAAGTTATTTTTGATGATGGAACAGTTTTATAA